Proteins from a genomic interval of Desulfatiglans sp.:
- a CDS encoding response regulator has product MLLDDSILNDLAILVVDDEPDIIETIEDELYMCFLHKANDFETACEYLSKYNYDIVILDIMGVNGFELLKKSVSKGLPTVMLTAHALTPDALKKSIQLGAVFFLPKETLPELRFFLEELVENKFMPSWMTFFERLGVYFNKYFGPNWKEKDQFFREFEESIKISESTKSEEDI; this is encoded by the coding sequence ATGTTACTTGATGACAGCATCCTGAACGACCTGGCGATTCTTGTTGTAGATGATGAACCGGATATTATCGAGACCATTGAAGATGAGCTTTACATGTGCTTCCTGCACAAAGCAAACGATTTCGAGACGGCCTGTGAGTACCTTTCTAAATATAACTATGACATAGTAATCCTCGATATCATGGGGGTAAACGGCTTTGAACTTCTGAAAAAATCGGTTTCAAAGGGTCTCCCTACTGTTATGCTGACTGCCCATGCCCTTACACCGGACGCATTAAAAAAGTCCATACAACTGGGCGCGGTATTTTTTCTTCCAAAGGAAACCCTTCCTGAACTGAGATTTTTCCTGGAAGAGCTTGTGGAAAACAAGTTTATGCCAAGCTGGATGACATTTTTTGAAAGGCTTGGTGTATATTTCAATAAATATTTTGGTCCAAACTGGAAAGAAAAGGACCAGTTTTTCAGGGAATTTGAAGAGAGTATTAAGATAAGCGAAAGCACAAAAAGTGAAGAGGATATATAA
- a CDS encoding HNH endonuclease, with product MDQVLLLSISYEPIKVIDWKRAVTMLFLGKVEVIEEYHTNIRSVSFTVKLPSVVRLLNSVKRNNKPVKFSRQNIYARDRYRCQYCGEKFQAEELTYDHVLPKSRGGRTEWANIVTCCIGCNRKKGGRTPGEASMRLMKKPVMPSWVPAIRITIGFRHIPNTWREYLYWNVELVE from the coding sequence ATGGATCAGGTATTACTGCTCAGTATTTCATATGAACCTATAAAGGTGATAGACTGGAAAAGGGCTGTCACCATGCTTTTTTTAGGCAAGGTAGAGGTAATAGAGGAGTATCACACCAATATCCGCTCGGTAAGTTTTACCGTGAAACTCCCATCTGTCGTGAGGCTCCTTAACTCAGTTAAAAGAAACAATAAACCGGTGAAATTCTCCAGGCAGAATATCTATGCCCGTGACAGGTATAGATGCCAGTATTGCGGAGAAAAGTTTCAGGCAGAAGAGCTTACATATGACCACGTATTGCCCAAATCCAGGGGAGGCAGGACAGAATGGGCGAACATAGTTACATGCTGCATCGGCTGCAACCGAAAAAAGGGGGGGCGAACCCCAGGTGAGGCATCAATGAGGCTGATGAAAAAACCTGTCATGCCATCATGGGTGCCTGCAATAAGGATAACAATAGGCTTCAGGCATATCCCAAACACCTGGAGGGAGTACCTTTACTGGAATGTGGAGCTGGTGGAATGA
- a CDS encoding elongation factor G — MKEDIQKIRNIGISAHIDSGKTTLTERILYYTKRIFTVHEVKGKDGVGATMDSMELERERGITISSAATYCEWNRHKINIIDTPGHVDFTIEVERALRVLDGSILVLCAVGGVQSQTITVDRQMNRYKVPRLAFINKCDRSGADPFRVLKQMKEKLNLNAVLMQIPIGLESELVGVVDLVSMKAMYFEGNFGDDIRIEDIPNDLLAEAEKRREDLLDAASMYSDDLMEAVLEGKADDNMIIDAIRKGTLARDLTPVFVGSAYKNVGVQVLLDGVTRYLPSPTEVENKALDLDDSEKEIVLESNPDAPLVALAFKLEVTPYGQLTYLRIYQGSVSKGDDLVNTRDRKKLKVGRLARMHADEMEDITIARAGDIVTLFGVDCYSGDTFTDGSIRYSMTSIYVPEPVISLSITPKDNKARINMSKALNRFTKEDPTFRCRVDEESSQTIISGMGELHLDIYVERMKREFSAEVETGMPQVAYREAISTKSEFNYIHKKQTGGSGQYGRVAGFMEPSENESYEFVNAIKGGVIPTEYIPAIDKGFKQCLHKGRLIGFPVIGMKITINDGQYHAVDSSELAFSQAAVGAFNQAYSKAKPIILEPIMKVSVECPSEYQGNVMSSINQRRGMIISSTEDGVFSTIDSEVPLSEMFGYATILRSLTQGKAEFTMEFSRYSKVPEAISEDLKKQYAEKARGGK, encoded by the coding sequence ATGAAAGAGGATATACAGAAGATTAGAAATATCGGGATCAGTGCGCACATTGATTCAGGTAAAACAACCCTCACTGAGAGGATATTATATTATACAAAGAGGATTTTCACTGTCCATGAGGTTAAGGGTAAAGATGGAGTCGGGGCTACAATGGACTCTATGGAGCTTGAAAGGGAGCGGGGTATAACCATATCTTCCGCTGCTACATACTGCGAATGGAACAGGCACAAGATCAACATTATTGATACGCCCGGCCATGTGGATTTTACCATTGAAGTTGAAAGGGCACTAAGGGTTCTGGATGGTTCCATACTCGTATTATGTGCGGTAGGCGGTGTTCAGTCACAGACCATAACCGTTGACAGGCAGATGAACAGGTACAAGGTCCCAAGGCTTGCATTCATCAATAAGTGTGACAGGTCAGGTGCAGACCCCTTCAGGGTCTTAAAACAGATGAAAGAGAAGCTTAACCTGAATGCGGTTCTCATGCAGATACCTATCGGGCTTGAGAGTGAACTTGTTGGCGTTGTGGATCTTGTTTCCATGAAGGCCATGTATTTTGAAGGCAATTTTGGTGATGACATCAGGATTGAAGATATTCCGAATGACCTCCTGGCTGAAGCGGAAAAAAGAAGAGAAGATCTGCTGGACGCTGCCTCCATGTATTCAGATGACCTTATGGAAGCTGTGCTTGAAGGCAAAGCTGACGATAATATGATTATCGATGCGATCAGAAAGGGTACGCTCGCAAGGGATTTAACGCCAGTATTTGTCGGGTCGGCTTATAAAAATGTTGGTGTTCAGGTTCTTCTGGATGGTGTAACAAGGTATCTGCCTTCACCGACTGAAGTTGAGAATAAAGCCCTTGACCTTGATGACAGCGAAAAGGAGATTGTTCTTGAATCAAATCCCGATGCCCCGCTTGTTGCCCTTGCATTTAAGCTTGAGGTTACACCCTATGGCCAGCTTACCTACCTGAGGATTTATCAGGGGTCAGTCAGTAAGGGTGATGATCTGGTTAATACAAGAGATAGAAAAAAACTCAAGGTTGGTAGACTTGCAAGGATGCATGCCGATGAGATGGAGGATATAACAATCGCCAGGGCAGGTGATATAGTTACCCTTTTCGGTGTGGACTGTTATTCCGGGGACACCTTTACAGACGGCAGCATAAGGTATTCAATGACCTCTATTTATGTGCCTGAACCGGTAATATCCCTGAGTATAACTCCCAAGGATAACAAGGCAAGGATCAACATGTCAAAGGCCCTTAACCGGTTTACCAAGGAAGACCCCACATTCAGGTGCAGGGTCGATGAAGAGTCCAGCCAGACAATCATTTCCGGTATGGGTGAACTGCATCTTGATATTTATGTGGAGAGGATGAAAAGGGAATTCAGCGCTGAGGTGGAAACAGGCATGCCGCAGGTAGCATATCGTGAGGCAATATCCACAAAGTCCGAATTCAACTATATCCACAAGAAGCAGACAGGCGGCTCAGGCCAGTACGGCAGGGTGGCGGGTTTTATGGAGCCATCTGAAAATGAGAGTTATGAGTTTGTTAACGCCATAAAGGGCGGTGTAATCCCCACAGAATACATACCGGCAATTGACAAGGGTTTTAAACAGTGTCTTCACAAAGGGCGCCTCATTGGCTTCCCGGTAATAGGCATGAAAATAACCATAAACGACGGCCAGTATCATGCTGTTGACTCATCTGAACTGGCATTTTCACAGGCTGCTGTCGGTGCATTCAACCAGGCATACAGCAAGGCAAAACCCATAATCCTTGAACCAATCATGAAAGTCTCTGTTGAGTGCCCTTCAGAATACCAGGGGAATGTAATGTCGTCTATTAACCAGAGAAGGGGCATGATTATAAGCTCAACCGAAGATGGCGTGTTTTCCACTATTGACTCCGAGGTGCCGCTCTCAGAGATGTTTGGTTATGCAACTATTTTGCGCTCTCTCACCCAGGGAAAGGCTGAGTTTACAATGGAATTCAGCCGGTATTCAAAGGTGCCTGAGGCAATATCAGAGGATCTTAAAAAACAGTATGCCGAAAAGGCAAGAGGAGGGAAATAA